A single genomic interval of Psychroserpens sp. NJDZ02 harbors:
- a CDS encoding DUF6370 family protein: MKNISLVFALFLCLACNKKEEVKVVEISCGQCQFGLTSEDGCSLAVRFDDKAYFVDGADIDDFGDAHAEGTGFCEVIRKAEVTGVVMDNRFKANNVKMLD; the protein is encoded by the coding sequence ATGAAAAATATAAGTTTAGTTTTTGCCTTGTTTTTATGCTTAGCATGTAACAAAAAAGAGGAAGTTAAAGTTGTTGAAATCTCCTGTGGTCAGTGTCAGTTTGGCTTAACTTCTGAGGATGGTTGTAGTCTAGCTGTTCGATTTGATGACAAAGCCTATTTTGTTGATGGTGCAGATATTGATGATTTTGGAGATGCGCACGCTGAAGGGACTGGTTTTTGCGAAGTGATTAGAAAAGCTGAGGTCACGGGAGTAGTAATGGATAATCGTTTTAAAGCAAATAATGTAAAAATGTTAGACTAG
- a CDS encoding leucine--tRNA ligase has protein sequence MQYHFNDIEAKWQKYWAENQTFKASNNSDKPKYYVLDMFPYPSGAGLHVGHPLGYIASDIYARYKRHKGFNVLHPQGYDSFGLPAEQYAIQTGQHPAITTETNIKTYRRQLDQIGFSFDWSREVRTSTPEYYKWTQWIFIQLFESWYNNDSNKAEDISTLVAQFSTEGNANVNAVCDDNIEVFTAEQWNAFDSKKQQEILLQYRLTYLAETEVNWCPALGTVLANDEIVNGVSERGGHPVMRKKMTQWSMRISAYAERLLQGLDTIDWTDSLKESQRNWIGKSVGASVTFNVKMTSEMLKQVQHDAPQRHSELVSESHPLKIDVFTTRPDTIFGVSFMTLAPEHELVQTITTPEQKAEVDAYILATAKRSERDRMADVKTISGAFTGAYAEHPFSKEPIPIWIGDYVLAGYGTGAVMSVPCGDQRDYDFAKHFDIAIPNVFEDAVISKEAFASKDNVVIANSDFLNGMSYKKASKRAIYDLEQMGQGEGKTNYRLRDAVFSRQRYWGEPFPVYYVNGMPQMIDKAHLPITLPEVEKYLPTETGEPPLGRAEVWAWDTNTNTVVSNDNLSAVEGEDNGIYPLELNTMPGWAGSSWYFFSYMEEKAKRGEDFASQDALNYWENVDLYIGGSEHATGHLLYSRFWTKFLKDREFVGVDEPFKKLINQGMILGTSAFVYRLHYTGTYHKSTLQFEMGSNVYVPFTMIESLKNGSSYKRVHKNDNNPLLEELKIHLKKDLSILSDIEIFEIQIALIHVKVQYVNASDELNIEDLKNDAEFGADYKDAEFILEDGVYKVGREVEKMSKSKYNVVSPDAICEQYGADSLRLYEMFLGPLEQAKPWNTAGITGVHGFLKKLWKLYIGETGLIVNDAAPTKDNLKTLHKTIKKVQEDIENFSFNTSVSTFMIAVNELTAQKCTSKEVLEPLLVLLSPYAPHITEELYSQLGNQDSIATAPFPIFEASHLVESSKNYPISFNGKMRFTLELPMDMSKDEIEKAVMANEKTIAQLDGRTPKKIIVVPGKIVNIVG, from the coding sequence ATGCAATACCATTTTAACGACATCGAAGCCAAATGGCAAAAATATTGGGCAGAAAACCAAACGTTCAAAGCCTCAAATAATAGCGACAAACCAAAATATTATGTTTTGGACATGTTTCCTTATCCTTCTGGAGCGGGATTACACGTGGGACATCCATTAGGTTATATTGCTAGTGATATTTATGCCCGTTACAAACGTCATAAAGGTTTTAATGTATTGCATCCGCAAGGGTATGATAGTTTTGGTTTGCCTGCAGAACAATATGCGATCCAAACGGGTCAACATCCTGCAATTACAACAGAAACGAATATAAAAACATACAGAAGACAATTAGATCAAATTGGTTTTAGTTTTGACTGGAGTCGTGAGGTGCGTACATCAACACCTGAGTATTACAAATGGACACAGTGGATTTTTATTCAATTATTTGAATCTTGGTATAATAACGATTCTAATAAGGCGGAAGACATTTCTACATTAGTTGCTCAATTTTCTACTGAAGGAAATGCTAACGTTAATGCCGTTTGTGATGATAATATCGAGGTGTTTACTGCGGAGCAATGGAATGCTTTTGATTCTAAAAAACAACAAGAAATACTATTACAATATAGACTAACGTATTTAGCTGAAACGGAAGTCAACTGGTGTCCTGCTTTAGGAACCGTTTTAGCAAATGACGAAATAGTTAATGGTGTGTCAGAACGTGGTGGTCACCCTGTAATGCGAAAAAAAATGACGCAATGGAGTATGCGTATTTCTGCTTACGCAGAACGTTTGCTACAAGGATTAGACACTATAGATTGGACAGATTCACTTAAAGAAAGTCAACGTAATTGGATTGGGAAATCTGTTGGAGCATCCGTGACTTTTAATGTTAAAATGACTAGTGAGATGCTGAAACAAGTTCAGCATGACGCACCGCAACGTCATTCCGAACTAGTTTCGGAATCCCATCCTCTAAAAATTGATGTATTCACAACAAGACCTGACACCATTTTCGGAGTAAGTTTTATGACACTGGCTCCAGAGCATGAGTTAGTGCAAACCATAACTACACCAGAACAAAAAGCAGAGGTTGATGCTTATATTTTAGCAACTGCAAAACGAAGCGAACGGGATCGTATGGCAGATGTAAAAACCATTTCTGGTGCATTTACAGGGGCTTATGCAGAGCACCCTTTTAGTAAAGAGCCAATTCCAATTTGGATTGGAGATTATGTTTTAGCAGGTTACGGTACAGGAGCAGTAATGTCCGTCCCTTGTGGTGATCAACGTGATTACGATTTTGCTAAGCATTTTGATATCGCGATTCCGAATGTGTTTGAAGACGCTGTTATATCTAAAGAAGCATTTGCGTCTAAAGATAATGTGGTTATCGCAAACAGTGATTTCCTTAACGGGATGAGCTATAAAAAAGCATCAAAACGTGCTATTTACGATTTGGAGCAAATGGGGCAAGGTGAAGGGAAAACAAATTACAGATTACGTGATGCTGTATTTTCTAGACAACGGTATTGGGGAGAACCTTTTCCTGTATACTACGTCAACGGAATGCCACAAATGATTGATAAAGCACATTTACCAATTACATTACCTGAAGTAGAAAAATATTTACCAACCGAAACTGGAGAGCCACCATTAGGTCGTGCAGAGGTTTGGGCTTGGGATACTAATACCAATACAGTGGTGTCAAATGACAACCTGAGTGCAGTCGAAGGTGAGGATAACGGGATTTACCCTTTAGAACTAAATACCATGCCGGGTTGGGCAGGAAGCTCTTGGTATTTCTTTAGTTATATGGAAGAAAAAGCCAAAAGAGGCGAGGACTTTGCTAGTCAAGATGCCCTTAACTATTGGGAAAATGTAGATTTATATATTGGTGGTAGTGAGCATGCCACAGGACATTTATTATACTCTCGTTTTTGGACTAAGTTTTTAAAAGATAGAGAATTTGTTGGAGTAGATGAGCCTTTCAAAAAGTTGATTAATCAAGGAATGATTCTTGGGACTAGTGCTTTTGTTTATAGGCTACATTATACAGGGACATATCACAAAAGCACATTGCAATTCGAAATGGGATCTAATGTTTATGTACCTTTTACAATGATTGAAAGTCTAAAAAATGGCTCAAGTTATAAACGAGTTCATAAAAATGATAATAATCCATTATTAGAAGAACTTAAAATTCACTTAAAAAAAGATTTATCAATACTGTCTGATATTGAAATATTTGAAATACAGATTGCACTAATTCACGTAAAAGTACAATACGTAAATGCTTCAGATGAATTAAATATAGAGGATTTAAAGAATGATGCCGAATTTGGAGCAGATTATAAAGATGCTGAATTCATTTTAGAGGATGGTGTTTATAAAGTCGGTCGCGAAGTCGAAAAGATGTCTAAATCCAAGTATAATGTTGTTAGTCCAGATGCTATTTGCGAGCAATATGGAGCAGACAGTTTACGTTTGTACGAAATGTTTTTAGGACCATTAGAACAAGCTAAGCCTTGGAATACTGCGGGTATTACAGGCGTTCATGGTTTCCTTAAAAAGCTATGGAAATTATATATTGGAGAAACGGGGTTAATTGTAAATGATGCAGCGCCAACAAAAGACAACTTAAAAACATTACATAAAACCATTAAAAAAGTACAGGAGGATATTGAGAATTTTTCTTTTAATACGTCTGTATCTACCTTTATGATTGCTGTTAACGAGTTGACTGCACAAAAATGTACAAGCAAAGAAGTGTTAGAGCCTTTATTGGTGTTATTATCGCCTTATGCACCACATATTACTGAAGAATTATATAGTCAATTAGGTAATCAAGACTCAATTGCTACTGCACCATTTCCGATATTTGAGGCGAGTCATTTAGTAGAAAGTAGTAAGAATTATCCAATTTCGTTTAACGGAAAAATGCGTTTTACGTTAGAGTTACCAATGGATATGTCTAAAGACGAAATTGAAAAAGCAGTTATGGCTAATGAAAAAACCATTGCGCAATTGGATGGACGTACACCTAAAAAAATAATTGTAGTGCCAGGTAAGATTGTAAATATAGTTGGGTAA
- a CDS encoding cell division protein FtsX: protein MSSSFERYQKRRLISSYFSVVLSIALVLFLLGILGLLVLNAKKVADLFKEQVTVTIYLKDNAKEVEVKQLEKSLALADYVKSTVYISKEQAAESMKAENGEDFMAFLGFNPLQNNIDVNLKADFVTAEKLEELAETALEKGFVDEVRYDKDLVTLMNSRVKKISFWVLLLSAIFTLIAVLLINSSIRLSVYAKRFTIKTMQMVGATKRFIRRPFVWKSIKLGVLGAIIALIGLGFIVFYVDKAFPELNLRQSPILIGGLFLIIFFLGIIITWISTHFATQRFLNLKTDQLY from the coding sequence ATGAGCTCTTCTTTTGAAAGATATCAAAAACGTAGATTAATTTCGTCTTACTTTTCTGTAGTACTAAGTATTGCTTTAGTCTTATTTTTACTAGGTATACTAGGCCTTTTAGTACTAAACGCTAAAAAGGTTGCAGACTTGTTTAAAGAACAGGTGACGGTTACTATCTATTTAAAAGATAATGCCAAAGAGGTCGAAGTTAAGCAGCTAGAAAAAAGCTTAGCCTTGGCAGATTACGTAAAATCGACTGTTTATATCTCTAAAGAGCAAGCTGCCGAGTCTATGAAAGCAGAAAACGGCGAAGATTTTATGGCTTTTTTAGGTTTTAATCCTTTACAGAATAATATTGATGTTAACCTAAAAGCAGACTTTGTAACTGCTGAAAAATTAGAAGAATTAGCAGAAACGGCTCTAGAAAAAGGTTTTGTTGACGAGGTTAGGTACGACAAAGACTTGGTCACCTTAATGAATAGTCGCGTTAAGAAAATAAGCTTCTGGGTTTTATTACTAAGTGCCATTTTTACTTTAATCGCAGTGTTACTTATTAATAGTTCCATTAGATTATCTGTTTATGCTAAACGATTTACTATTAAAACCATGCAAATGGTGGGTGCAACCAAACGCTTTATACGCCGCCCTTTTGTTTGGAAAAGCATTAAACTTGGCGTTTTAGGTGCAATTATAGCCTTAATAGGTTTAGGGTTTATTGTATTTTACGTCGACAAAGCTTTTCCTGAATTAAACTTACGCCAAAGCCCAATATTAATTGGAGGTTTATTTTTAATAATTTTCTTCTTAGGTATTATTATCACCTGGATAAGCACTCATTTTGCCACACAGCGTTTTTTAAATCTAAAAACAGACCAACTGTACTAA
- a CDS encoding DUF3098 domain-containing protein, with amino-acid sequence MRQKTENNKLIVSQQPIFGKHNYKFMFIGLAIIALGFILMSGGGSDDPNVFSDAIFSWRRIRLAPALVIIGFGVQVYAILSRPKSD; translated from the coding sequence TTGAGACAAAAAACTGAAAACAATAAACTTATTGTAAGCCAACAACCAATATTTGGAAAGCATAATTATAAATTTATGTTTATTGGCCTAGCTATTATTGCTTTAGGCTTTATTTTAATGTCTGGAGGAGGTAGCGATGATCCTAACGTGTTTAGTGATGCTATTTTTAGCTGGAGACGTATACGTCTTGCACCTGCTTTAGTTATCATTGGATTTGGTGTACAAGTATATGCTATACTGTCAAGACCTAAATCAGACTAA
- a CDS encoding undecaprenyl-diphosphate phosphatase, producing the protein MDIIDSIILGIVQGLTEFLPVSSSGHLELGKAILGDNSIPEESLLFTVVLHFATALSTIVIFRKDILEILKGLFSFKWNEDTKFVTKIIISMLPAVLVGLFFEEQLEQLFGGSILLVGCMLLVTAVLLYFADKAKNTTKNVSFKNAFIIGISQAIAMLPGISRSGATISTSVLLGNDKTKAARFSFLMVVPLIFGKIAKDILGGDLNFESQNITAMSAGFIAAFVAGLFACTWMISLVKKSKLSYFAIYCAIVGVIAITFSFLN; encoded by the coding sequence ATGGATATTATCGACTCAATTATATTAGGTATTGTACAGGGATTAACCGAGTTTCTTCCCGTATCTTCAAGTGGTCACTTAGAATTAGGTAAAGCTATTTTAGGTGATAATAGTATACCTGAAGAAAGCCTTTTGTTTACAGTAGTACTTCACTTTGCAACTGCACTAAGTACCATTGTTATTTTTAGAAAAGACATTTTAGAAATACTAAAAGGGTTATTTTCTTTTAAATGGAATGAAGATACCAAATTTGTTACCAAAATTATAATCTCAATGCTTCCTGCAGTTTTAGTAGGTTTGTTTTTTGAAGAACAATTAGAACAACTATTTGGAGGTAGCATCCTATTAGTAGGTTGCATGTTATTAGTTACAGCTGTCCTTTTATATTTTGCTGACAAAGCTAAGAATACAACAAAAAATGTCTCTTTTAAAAATGCTTTTATAATTGGGATTTCTCAAGCCATCGCCATGCTACCAGGTATTTCTAGAAGCGGCGCGACTATATCAACCTCTGTGTTACTAGGAAACGATAAAACTAAAGCGGCGCGTTTTTCTTTCTTAATGGTTGTTCCTTTAATTTTCGGAAAAATAGCTAAAGATATTTTAGGTGGCGATCTCAACTTTGAAAGTCAAAACATCACTGCAATGTCCGCAGGTTTTATTGCTGCTTTTGTTGCTGGTTTATTTGCTTGCACTTGGATGATTAGCTTGGTTAAGAAAAGCAAACTGTCTTATTTTGCTATTTACTGTGCCATTGTTGGAGTAATTGCTATCACTT